One window of Streptomyces sp. SUK 48 genomic DNA carries:
- a CDS encoding glycosyltransferase 87 family protein, which translates to METKDARRSPAYLLATWCVTRAVLLLFVLGVYVFPGPDVTTDVSVIYRNWYEVLRQGTFPLDDVTWQYPPAAALAILAPGLLPFLSYPHAFFVLAFLADLVVLALLLRSARRPGRSRRGAWVWVVGVPLLGPTVYARYDVMVTAVAVAALLAGARHPRVMGALTAFGALLKVWPALLLAGAVRRRAWGSAAVTGAALAAGFALWMPGAFTFLTFQRERGTEVESLGALVFHVARHFGWSGQVLLNYGSIEFLGPYVPEVSAAALALSAGAFGWLLLWRLRARRFPPHTLTDAALTAVLLFTTTSRVISPQYLVWLIGLAAVCLTHRASRMTVPALLVLAASLLTVLEFPVGFVHVVTSDWYGITLLLLRNALLATATLLAAHRLWRTTTSPPTTPLHPFPARQETPVSP; encoded by the coding sequence GTGGAGACCAAGGACGCCCGGCGCTCGCCGGCGTACCTGCTCGCGACCTGGTGCGTCACCCGTGCGGTGCTGCTGCTCTTCGTCCTCGGGGTGTACGTCTTCCCCGGCCCGGACGTCACCACCGATGTGTCGGTGATCTACCGCAACTGGTACGAGGTGCTGCGCCAGGGCACGTTCCCGCTGGACGACGTCACCTGGCAGTACCCGCCGGCCGCCGCGCTGGCGATCCTGGCACCCGGCCTGCTGCCGTTCCTGTCCTACCCGCACGCCTTCTTCGTGCTGGCGTTCCTCGCCGACCTGGTGGTCCTGGCGCTGCTGCTGCGCTCGGCCCGGCGGCCCGGCCGCTCCCGGCGCGGGGCCTGGGTGTGGGTGGTGGGCGTACCGCTGCTCGGGCCGACGGTGTACGCGCGCTACGACGTGATGGTGACCGCGGTGGCCGTGGCCGCGCTGCTCGCGGGGGCCCGGCATCCCCGGGTGATGGGCGCGCTGACGGCGTTCGGGGCGCTGCTGAAGGTGTGGCCGGCGCTGCTGCTGGCGGGTGCGGTGCGGCGCCGCGCGTGGGGGTCGGCGGCGGTGACCGGGGCGGCGCTCGCGGCGGGGTTCGCCCTGTGGATGCCGGGCGCGTTCACCTTCCTGACCTTCCAGCGGGAGCGGGGTACGGAGGTGGAGTCGCTGGGCGCCCTGGTCTTCCATGTGGCCCGGCACTTCGGCTGGAGCGGGCAGGTGCTGCTGAACTACGGCTCGATCGAGTTCCTGGGCCCGTACGTGCCCGAGGTGAGCGCGGCGGCGCTGGCCCTGTCGGCGGGCGCGTTCGGCTGGCTGCTGCTGTGGCGTCTGAGGGCCCGCCGCTTCCCGCCGCACACCCTGACGGACGCGGCGCTGACCGCCGTCCTCCTGTTCACCACCACGAGCCGGGTGATCAGCCCCCAGTACCTGGTCTGGCTGATCGGCCTGGCCGCCGTCTGCCTCACCCACCGCGCCTCCCGGATGACCGTGCCCGCCCTCCTCGTCCTGGCGGCTTCCCTCCTGACCGTCCTGGAGTTCCCCGTCGGCTTCGTGCACGTGGTCACCAGCGACTGGTACGGCATCACCCTCCTGCTCCTGCGCAACGCCCTGCTGGCCACCGCCACCCTGCTCGCCGCCCACCGCCTGTGGCGCACGACCACCTCTCCGCCGACCACCCCCCTCCACCCCTTCCCCGCCCGTCAGGAGACCCCGGTCTCCCCCTGA